In the Deinococcus reticulitermitis genome, one interval contains:
- a CDS encoding M20 family metallopeptidase, translating to MTHNTFPDRGLLLRSLRTLVEIESPSSDRAAVSRVMDVVEGWARELGGEGHALPGGSRDFTFRVREGEPYVLVLTHADTVWPVGTLARMPWRQEGERLYGPGTYDMKAGIVGLFCALRAIREAGSWPRGGIKVLLSPDEEIGSPASRQHIEAAARGARAVLVVEPPVSDTHHLKTGRKGTGQFTLDLTGISSHAGNRPELGASAITAAAQATLELQALADPVQGTTVSAGLVRGGSAVNVIPEHCRLDLDVRVASAAEAERIDRAIRAWRPRDERVRVQVSGGLNRPPFEQRPETLALFEQARSIAADLGFTLGHETVGGGSDGNFTAPIAPTLDGLGAPGDGAHAAHEHVRLDHWPDHVRLLRRLLEEV from the coding sequence ATGACCCACAACACTTTCCCCGATCGCGGTCTGCTGCTCCGCAGCCTGCGCACCCTGGTCGAGATCGAGTCTCCGTCGAGCGACCGCGCCGCCGTCTCGCGGGTGATGGACGTGGTGGAGGGCTGGGCGCGCGAACTCGGCGGCGAGGGCCACGCGCTGCCGGGTGGGTCACGCGATTTCACGTTCAGGGTGCGCGAGGGAGAACCTTACGTGCTCGTGCTGACCCATGCCGATACGGTCTGGCCGGTGGGCACCCTCGCCCGGATGCCCTGGCGACAGGAAGGCGAGCGGCTCTACGGTCCCGGCACCTATGACATGAAGGCCGGCATCGTGGGGCTGTTCTGTGCCCTGCGCGCCATCCGGGAAGCGGGCAGCTGGCCGCGCGGCGGCATCAAGGTGCTGCTCTCCCCCGACGAGGAAATCGGCAGCCCGGCGAGCCGGCAGCACATCGAGGCCGCGGCGCGGGGAGCGCGGGCCGTGCTGGTGGTGGAACCGCCGGTCTCGGATACGCATCACCTCAAGACCGGGCGCAAGGGCACCGGACAATTCACGCTCGACCTGACCGGGATATCGAGCCATGCCGGCAACCGCCCCGAACTCGGCGCGAGCGCGATCACCGCCGCCGCGCAGGCCACGCTCGAGTTGCAGGCCCTGGCTGACCCGGTGCAGGGCACCACGGTGAGCGCCGGGCTGGTGCGGGGGGGCAGCGCCGTCAACGTGATTCCCGAGCACTGCCGCCTCGACCTCGACGTGCGGGTCGCCAGCGCCGCCGAAGCCGAGCGGATCGACCGCGCGATCCGGGCCTGGCGCCCCAGGGACGAGCGGGTCAGGGTGCAGGTTTCCGGCGGCCTGAACCGCCCTCCCTTCGAGCAGCGTCCGGAAACGCTGGCGCTTTTCGAGCAGGCGCGCTCAATCGCCGCCGACCTCGGCTTCACCCTGGGGCACGAGACGGTGGGCGGAGGCAGCGACGGCAATTTCACGGCTCCCATCGCGCCCACCCTCGACGGACTCGGCGCCCCCGGCGACGGTGCCCACGCGGCGCACGAGCATGTGCGGCTCGACCACTGGCCCGATCACGTGCGGCTGCTGCGGCGCCTGCTCGAAGAGGTATGA
- the rpoZ gene encoding DNA-directed RNA polymerase subunit omega, whose translation MAEKDIDKLLSMTDSKYRLSVVTAKRALQLRSGAPSVLPVEQRVRTHNLVTQAMRELATGKLTVGTGLMDEQRFHQDYVRQRQAQLQAQLNAERERERD comes from the coding sequence ATGGCCGAAAAAGACATCGACAAGTTGCTTTCCATGACCGACAGCAAGTACCGCCTCTCGGTCGTCACCGCCAAGCGGGCGCTGCAACTGCGCTCCGGCGCCCCGAGCGTGCTGCCCGTCGAGCAGCGCGTGCGGACCCACAACCTCGTGACCCAGGCGATGCGCGAACTCGCCACCGGCAAGCTCACCGTCGGCACCGGCCTGATGGACGAGCAGCGTTTTCATCAGGACTACGTGCGCCAGCGTCAGGCCCAGCTCCAGGCCCAGCTCAACGCCGAGCGCGAGCGCGAACGCGACTGA
- the hisA gene encoding 1-(5-phosphoribosyl)-5-[(5-phosphoribosylamino)methylideneamino]imidazole-4-carboxamide isomerase produces MTPTSMTTPLILPCVDIQSGRAVRLYEGDPERETVYFDSPLAAARHWVSLGAPMLHLVDLDAATGRGENRAVIAEIVRGVGVPVEVGGGVRDRAAADALLGLGAERVVIGTAAVRSPELVAELIAAHGPERVVVSLDARGLEVATHGWAQGSGVQVAELTPGLAHAGLATLIFTDVTRDGTLRGLDRELMRQVRTLWTDTLIVGGGVAGVDDVRLLAEEGIEGAIVGRAIYEGTLAYPVRF; encoded by the coding sequence ATGACCCCGACTTCTATGACGACGCCGCTGATCCTGCCCTGCGTGGATATCCAGTCGGGCCGCGCCGTGCGCCTCTACGAGGGTGACCCCGAGCGCGAGACCGTGTACTTCGATTCTCCCCTGGCGGCCGCCCGGCACTGGGTGTCTCTCGGCGCGCCCATGCTGCACCTCGTGGACCTCGACGCGGCCACCGGACGCGGGGAGAACCGGGCGGTGATCGCCGAGATCGTGCGCGGGGTCGGCGTGCCGGTCGAGGTCGGCGGCGGCGTGCGGGACCGCGCGGCAGCAGACGCCCTGCTGGGGCTCGGGGCAGAGCGGGTCGTGATCGGCACGGCGGCGGTGCGCTCGCCGGAGCTGGTGGCCGAGCTGATCGCCGCGCACGGCCCCGAGCGCGTGGTCGTGAGTCTCGACGCGCGCGGCCTGGAGGTTGCCACCCACGGCTGGGCGCAGGGCAGCGGGGTGCAGGTGGCCGAGCTCACGCCGGGGCTCGCGCACGCAGGCCTGGCAACCCTGATCTTTACCGACGTGACCCGCGACGGCACCTTGCGCGGCCTCGACCGCGAGCTGATGCGGCAGGTCCGCACCCTCTGGACAGACACCCTGATCGTGGGCGGCGGCGTGGCGGGTGTGGACGACGTGCGGCTGCTGGCCGAGGAAGGGATCGAAGGCGCCATCGTGGGCCGCGCGATCTACGAGGGAACGCTGGCCTATCCGGTGCGGTTCTAA
- the murD gene encoding UDP-N-acetylmuramoyl-L-alanine--D-glutamate ligase: protein MNLGRGVLIYGLGRSGRGVARFLAREAGAGGSGAQWHDHRPSPEDEALMGELGLARGDVAGEYGVVVAAPGVPIDHPDLLALQARGAEIIGEVALAARLRPGLPLVGVTGTAGKGSTTVLIAQLLRGSGLNAREGGNIDPPLLDVVDEAEVAVAELSSFQLERVPGLRLPVAVITNLGIDHLDRHGTVEAYHAAKLAVTAGQRAGDVLVLPTGLEARVSTQADIWAFTPDHLALRDGTEVLSVAELPQGVHPANAAAALLAAEGLLRFLGRRADPEVLAGALRSAQPVTGRFETVARVGEVSFIEDSIATRTIAVEAALRQARPPIAWLVGGRDKGADLAPLAEAARGRVARVIAFGEDGEMFARELGLPYDTVTGEGGDEVLRRAAEAGFAALGGRKGTGTVLLAPIGTSFDLFKDYQARGASFRRAARALAGEAP from the coding sequence GTGAATCTGGGGCGTGGAGTGCTGATTTATGGACTGGGACGCAGCGGGCGTGGGGTGGCGCGCTTCCTGGCCCGGGAGGCTGGGGCGGGGGGCAGCGGGGCGCAGTGGCACGACCACCGGCCCAGCCCTGAAGACGAGGCGCTGATGGGCGAGCTGGGCCTCGCGCGCGGCGACGTGGCGGGCGAGTACGGCGTGGTGGTGGCGGCCCCCGGCGTGCCGATCGACCACCCGGACCTGCTGGCCTTGCAGGCGCGCGGCGCCGAGATCATCGGTGAGGTCGCGCTTGCCGCGCGGCTGCGGCCCGGGCTGCCGCTGGTGGGCGTGACCGGCACGGCCGGCAAAGGCAGCACCACTGTGCTGATTGCCCAATTGCTGCGCGGGAGCGGCCTGAACGCCCGCGAGGGCGGCAACATCGACCCACCGCTGCTCGATGTGGTGGACGAGGCCGAGGTCGCGGTGGCCGAACTCAGCTCCTTTCAACTTGAACGGGTGCCTGGGCTGCGGCTGCCGGTGGCGGTGATCACCAACCTCGGGATTGACCACCTCGACCGCCACGGCACCGTGGAGGCGTACCACGCGGCCAAGCTCGCGGTCACGGCGGGGCAGAGGGCCGGGGACGTGCTGGTGCTTCCCACCGGGCTGGAGGCGCGGGTGTCCACGCAGGCGGACATCTGGGCCTTTACCCCGGATCACCTCGCGCTGAGGGACGGAACGGAGGTGCTGAGCGTGGCCGAGCTGCCGCAGGGCGTTCACCCCGCCAACGCCGCCGCCGCGCTGCTTGCCGCCGAGGGGCTGCTGCGCTTCCTGGGTCGCCGGGCCGACCCGGAGGTGCTGGCCGGAGCCCTGAGGAGCGCGCAGCCGGTGACCGGGCGCTTCGAGACGGTCGCGCGGGTGGGCGAGGTGAGCTTTATCGAGGACTCGATCGCCACCCGCACCATCGCCGTGGAGGCGGCGCTGCGTCAGGCGCGGCCCCCGATCGCCTGGCTGGTCGGCGGTCGCGACAAGGGAGCCGACCTCGCGCCGCTCGCCGAGGCCGCGCGGGGCCGGGTTGCGCGGGTGATCGCCTTCGGGGAGGACGGCGAGATGTTCGCGCGCGAACTGGGGCTGCCTTACGACACCGTGACCGGCGAGGGCGGCGACGAGGTGCTGCGCCGCGCCGCCGAGGCAGGTTTCGCGGCCCTCGGGGGGCGCAAGGGAACGGGAACGGTGCTGCTTGCCCCCATCGGAACGAGTTTCGACCTCTTCAAGGACTATCAGGCGCGCGGCGCGAGCTTCCGGCGGGCCGCGCGCGCCCTCGCGGGGGAAGCGCCGTGA
- a CDS encoding FtsW/RodA/SpoVE family cell cycle protein, whose translation MSLQLLIAQLLLLVLGLMGIAAAEPSLILDHGLKALAALGVTFLVARLRPRAFLGMGTWAWLGALFLLLMVLFVGQGTETSPGTRRWLEVGGQKFQPSEFAKLALVLQLASFFSRRGVQNKLLSATLMMVVTTLLVILEPDLGTSLLTFGLGIIVMFAAGVRIFNISGLMLALGLLSLPFLNNYLERHPYILERWFGHQARQVEVPTELDQIGKAHRDLTYGGWWGQGPDGPRWEYFAAHTDMVVAAVGFSAGLLGVLTLLFAYWLIVSTALQVSQLATRVRPMSREIHGASILAIGCMFMVVGQAFVNLAVAAGIFPVTGVPLPLVSYGFSSMLTMSVALGIIHSAMREVRRQLPTEVRVRDFVGAAADD comes from the coding sequence GTGAGCCTGCAACTGCTGATCGCGCAACTGCTGCTGCTCGTGCTCGGGCTGATGGGCATCGCCGCCGCCGAGCCGAGCTTGATTCTCGACCACGGTCTCAAGGCGCTGGCCGCGCTCGGCGTGACCTTTCTGGTGGCGCGGCTGCGTCCCCGCGCCTTCCTGGGGATGGGCACCTGGGCCTGGCTCGGGGCCCTGTTTTTGCTGCTGATGGTGCTGTTCGTCGGACAGGGCACCGAGACGAGTCCCGGCACCCGGCGCTGGCTGGAAGTGGGGGGCCAGAAGTTCCAGCCGTCCGAGTTCGCCAAGCTCGCGCTCGTCTTGCAGCTCGCCTCCTTCTTCTCGCGCCGCGGCGTGCAGAACAAGCTGCTGAGCGCCACCCTGATGATGGTCGTCACCACGCTGCTCGTGATTCTGGAGCCGGACCTCGGCACCAGCCTCCTGACCTTCGGCCTGGGCATCATCGTGATGTTCGCTGCCGGGGTCCGCATCTTCAACATCAGCGGGCTGATGCTCGCGCTCGGGCTGTTGTCGCTGCCTTTCCTGAACAACTACCTCGAGCGTCACCCCTACATCCTGGAGCGCTGGTTCGGCCACCAGGCGCGGCAGGTCGAGGTGCCCACCGAACTCGATCAGATCGGCAAGGCGCACCGTGACCTCACCTACGGCGGCTGGTGGGGCCAGGGCCCGGACGGTCCGCGCTGGGAGTACTTCGCCGCCCACACCGACATGGTGGTGGCCGCCGTGGGCTTCAGCGCGGGGCTGCTCGGCGTGCTGACGCTGCTCTTTGCCTACTGGCTGATCGTCTCGACCGCCCTTCAGGTCTCGCAGCTCGCTACCCGCGTGCGCCCGATGAGCCGCGAGATCCACGGCGCGAGCATCCTCGCCATCGGCTGCATGTTTATGGTGGTGGGTCAGGCGTTCGTCAACCTCGCGGTCGCCGCCGGCATCTTCCCGGTGACCGGGGTGCCGCTGCCGCTTGTCAGTTACGGCTTTTCGAGCATGCTCACCATGAGTGTCGCGCTCGGCATCATCCACTCGGCCATGCGTGAGGTCCGGCGCCAGCTGCCCACCGAGGTCAGGGTGCGCGACTTCGTGGGAGCGGCGGCGGACGACTGA
- a CDS encoding SDR family oxidoreductase: protein MTQPHDAATTFRPDLLAGKHALITGGGSGINLGIAQSFAAHGCAVTLLGRNLEKAQNAARGIVEAGGRASGVSADVRDFEALEAAVAQAVAAHGDFDIVLAGAAGNFPAPVDGISPKGFKTVVDIDLLGTYNTIKAAAPHLRAPGSILSISAYGVPVPMQAHVVAAKAGVDALTRTLAVEWGLRGIRVNAIIPGPIDGTEGMARLAPDEQTRAAFTRTVPLGRFGVPQDIANAALFLVSDAASYVTGVILPVDGGQNMLGGAPQYQMFLQMQAAHQEK from the coding sequence ATGACCCAGCCCCACGACGCCGCCACCACCTTTCGTCCTGACCTGCTCGCCGGCAAGCACGCCCTGATCACTGGGGGCGGCAGCGGCATCAACCTCGGAATCGCGCAGAGCTTCGCCGCGCACGGCTGCGCGGTGACCCTGCTCGGGCGCAATCTCGAGAAGGCCCAGAACGCGGCGCGCGGCATCGTGGAAGCGGGCGGGCGGGCCAGCGGCGTCTCGGCGGACGTGCGCGACTTCGAGGCGCTCGAAGCCGCCGTCGCGCAGGCGGTGGCCGCGCACGGAGACTTTGACATTGTGCTTGCGGGGGCCGCAGGTAACTTTCCGGCCCCCGTCGACGGCATCTCGCCCAAGGGCTTCAAGACGGTCGTGGATATCGACCTGCTCGGGACTTACAACACCATCAAGGCGGCGGCCCCGCACCTCCGGGCTCCCGGCAGCATCCTGAGCATCAGCGCCTACGGGGTGCCGGTACCGATGCAGGCCCACGTCGTCGCTGCCAAGGCCGGGGTGGACGCCCTGACCCGGACGCTGGCGGTCGAGTGGGGGCTGCGCGGCATCCGGGTCAACGCGATCATCCCCGGTCCCATCGACGGCACCGAGGGAATGGCGCGGCTCGCCCCCGACGAGCAGACCCGGGCGGCCTTCACCCGCACCGTGCCGCTCGGGCGCTTCGGGGTACCCCAGGACATCGCCAACGCGGCGCTCTTTCTGGTGTCGGACGCGGCGAGCTACGTCACGGGCGTGATCCTGCCGGTCGACGGCGGCCAGAACATGCTCGGCGGGGCGCCGCAGTACCAGATGTTCCTCCAGATGCAGGCGGCGCACCAAGAGAAGTAG